GAGGATGTGGTCGTAGTTGCGATGATCGATGATCAGCACGCCCCCTGACCTCACCATGCTCGCGATGTTCTTCAGGGCCAGCCGGTGCTCGCTCTGGTCCCCTGAACTCCACCGGCCAGGGACAGAGAGGCTGTGTCTGCTCAGGGACCCCAGCACCAGTCTCCCTCCCATCTTTCTCCTCCCCAGGGGCCTGGAAAGGATATAGTTCAAAGCAGTGTCCATGCCCAAGGCCACATCCTCTCTCACCTTTGCAGTCTGGCAAGTGGGCAAAACTGTTTCCAAGGCAGATGACGGCATCGAAGCCACCCCCTGGTGGCTGAGGCACATCTTTGTCCAGAGTCATCCAGTTGGCTTCTTCAATGACTGAGGGccgggaaggggaagagggatcAGGGTGGCACCATGGTACCAGCAGTACCCACCTCCACCAAGTGGagtcctgcctcagtttccccttcaaGACACACACAGGGACTCCCCATCCAGTCAGGGGGAGGGGATCATTATGGACATGGAGGGTGAAGGGGAAGAGGGGCCCAGGGAGGAGGAAGCCATGGTTGGGAAGGAAGGCTCTGTGCTTATGGGTTTTTATTTGGGGGAAAGACAAGACACTATAAACATAATTAAAACTAGCCCCTCATACTCAATACCTCATTCTGGTGCCTAAGCCTCCCTTTTCAGGGAAATGACAGTGGTTTTACTGTCTCCcttgaggaaaacaaaacaccccACCACAGGAGCTAAAGGAGCCCAGGGCAGAGAGAACCGTGTCCTTGGTGGCTGGGCTGAGGGCACCTGGCTGGACCCACGTACCCCACTTGTCAAAGGCAGGCTCGTGCCGCCGGTTCCAGCGCTCTTTAAGCGCATACTTCAGCATCTTGTCACTGGCATCCACGCTTGTCACATTGAAGCCCTCTTCCACCAGCATGATGGAGTCCACCCTGGGCAGGACCAGGGATGACAGGCAGAGAGGGGCAGTCAGGGGGGCCTGGGAAGGCAAGGAGGAGACCCTGTGCTGGACTTCTGTCTCCTCTGTATCCTGTCCCCAGCCTGTCTCCACTGAGCTCAATTGACCTGGCAAATCTGTTTCTGAGAACCTGGTagcaacttttcttttttgttttagcaCCGAGTCAGGTATTCTACAAATGTGCATTAATCCTCATGCCAATTCACTAAGGTAGATGGTGTTATCCCCATTTGAGAGATGGGGCAAACTGAGGCTCctggaagttaagtaacttgaacACAGGAGGTAGTATagcatgatttttttgtttttgtttttggccgcacctcgaggcttgtgagatcttagttcccccagcaGGGGTTGaaccccgggccctcggcagtgaaagtgcaaaatcctaaccactaggccaccagggaactcccagcatGGTGGTTCAGAGCACAGGCCAGACCCTAAACAACCTGGGTCCGCATCTTCTCTCCACCTTTACCTCTCTGAGGCCAAATTTCTACAGCTGTAAATGGATATCACTTCTTACCTCATGGGGTTTTGTGaggattttaaaaactgatgtatcaaaagcacctggcacagtaCTTTGGCCGAGGCACGTGTCGAACAAGTGTTAACGCTGCCGCGCTGGAGCCCGAACAGAGCTTACGTCGGTGTGGCCCCAAAGCCTGGCCCTTGCGCCGCCCTCCGGAACCCGCCTTCCCCACCCGATGTGCCCACACCCTCGCTCTCACCCTGGGTCTCCTGGGCCCCGTCCTGCCATCGTCGGCCTCGCCCTGCCTGTTCTGCCTGGGCAAACACTCATTCCTGGCCCTGGCGTCGCGCCCCCGCCCGGCTCAGGGTCGGCGGAGGAGGCTGCCCTGACGTGCCCGGCCGTGGTCCTGCGATCAAGCTGCCCGGGCCGAGCCGACTCCGTCGCCCCAATGCCCCGGGTCCCCACTCACCCCGGTCCCCCGGCGCCCGCTCAGCCGGGTCCCCACCCGCCACCCGCTCCCCGCTCCCGCTCACTCCGGTCCCCTGGCCCCTGCCCGGGCTCACCCAGTGCCGCAGGCCACGTCGAGCACCCGCTGGCAGCCGTGCTGGCGCAGCAGCCCGAGCAGCCAGGCCTTGTACTCGTCGGTGCGGCTGCGGGTGTCCCCGATGTAGAGCTGCCACACGCGCGCCGCCTCTCCGTCCGCGTACTGGTCCGGGAGCCCTTCAGCCGCCACCCCCAGGGAGCGGGTCCGGTACACGCTGTCCACCATCCTGCGACGTGCCTGGCTCCGCTGCCACCGGCTCCGCGTTTATAATACGGCCCCTGCCAAAGCGCCAGCTGCCCCACCTGCCCAATGGCAGGTGAGCGCGGGGACACGCCCCTGCTGGGCTCCTGGCCTGGGGCCGAGGCTGCCCGGGCCGCGGGGAGGGCGCTGCCTGGCAATCCTGGACAAGCCCTTCTCGCCCGCCTGAAGAACCGGCCCTCTGGCCGATCCCTCGGCGGGAAGGACCCTCCCAGACCCCTGCCCACTTAACCCAGGTCGCAGGAGGGCCCAGGAAGGGCCAGGagaaaggggagaagagagagtgcccgctccacccccgccccaagCTGGAAAGAAACTTTCAGTCCACAGAGATGGGCGCCCAGGGCTGGACCCTCCCTAGCAGGGAAAAAAGGTATTCGAGTATCTAAAGAAGGactgtccagggacttccctggtggcccagtggtgaagaatccccCTTACAattcaggggacgtgggttcgatccctggtcagggaaataagatcccacatgctgaggggcaactaagcccacaactactgagctcgcgggCCTCAACTAGAGACCGcttgccgcaaactacagagcccacacgttctggaacccgcgcaccacagctagagaagagaaaacccacacgccacaaccagagagaagcccgcgcgccacaatgaaagaccctgcatgcctcaacaaagatcccgcgtgctgcaactaagaccggaagcagacaaaaaaataaaaaaaaaaaataataataaataaatcttaaaaaaaaaacctgtccagCTGAAGGAGGGCCTGGTCagccagggaaggaagg
Above is a genomic segment from Eubalaena glacialis isolate mEubGla1 chromosome 7, mEubGla1.1.hap2.+ XY, whole genome shotgun sequence containing:
- the GNMT gene encoding glycine N-methyltransferase, giving the protein MVDSVYRTRSLGVAAEGLPDQYADGEAARVWQLYIGDTRSRTDEYKAWLLGLLRQHGCQRVLDVACGTGVDSIMLVEEGFNVTSVDASDKMLKYALKERWNRRHEPAFDKWVIEEANWMTLDKDVPQPPGGGFDAVICLGNSFAHLPDCKGDQSEHRLALKNIASMVRSGGVLIIDHRNYDHILSTGCAPPGKNIYYKSDLTKDITTSVLTVNNKAHMVTLDYTVQVPGTGQRGSPDLSKFRLSYYPHCLASFTELLQTAFGGKCQHSVLGDFKPYKMGQAYIPCYFIHVLKKTD